The Solanum lycopersicum chromosome 6, SLM_r2.1 genome has a window encoding:
- the LOC101259756 gene encoding uncharacterized protein yields MDETSSKSEGKEIDEITLRPIELTDVDDFMEWATDEKVSQFCTWDTYTCKDEALDYINNNAILHPWLRVICTKNRAIGAISVTPNSGYLDSCRAELGYVLAYKYWGKGIVTKAVKIVVSNIFKEWPDLERIEAFVDVDNKGSQRVLEKAGFLKEGVLRKFRTIKGRSRDMFIFSILSADALQDHYNYLRLLCS; encoded by the coding sequence ATGGATGAAACAAGCAGCAAATCAGAAGGAAAAGAAATCGATGAAATAACTCTGCGGCCAATTGAACTGacagatgtggatgatttcaTGGAATGGGCAACAGATGAAAAAGTCAGTCAATTTTGCACTTGGGATACTTACACTTGTAAAGATGAAGCTCTAGATTACATCAACAATAATGCAATTCTCCATCCATGGTTGCGAGTTATTTGCACTAAAAACAGAGCAATTGGGGCAATTTCTGTGACACCAAATTCTGGGTATTTGGATAGTTGTAGAGCAGAGCTTGGTTATGTATTGGCTTACAAGTATTGGGGTAAAGGGATAGTCACAAAGGCAGTAAAAATTGttgtatcaaatatatttaaagaatgGCCAGATCTTGAGAGGATTGAGGCTTTTGTGGATGTAGACAATAAAGGATCGCAAAGGGTGTTGGAAAAAGCTGGATTCTTGAAAGAAGGTGTTCTAAGAAAGTTCAGAACTATAAAGGGGAGATCAAGAGATATGTTCATATTTAGCATTCTATCTGCAGATGCTCTTCAAGACCACTACAACTACCTTCGATTGTTGTGTTCATAA